The Salinigranum halophilum genomic sequence GTGGTAGCGGTGACTGTATTCCATCGCTATCTAATGGTTAGAGGTGTGTTGAGTTAATGATTTGTTCCACAGAGTGTCGGATTCAACCCCGAGGTCGAGCCTCGGGGCATTCTCCTTGTACCTATGTAAATAGTGGGGTGGCTACACAGGTCGTGTTAAGTTAGGAATGAGGCGGTCAATTTCTAAGTTGTCTATGCCCGAAATCGACCGCCTCAGCGAACATACCGAATGGATTGACTTGGAATTTGTGGAGCGACAGCGGACACCCGAGTTCGCGATTCAAGTGGGTATTCAACTCCATCTTGCAGGATTGTCGCTCTCGAATACCAAACAGTATCTTGAGAGGTTGGGTGTCAAGCGAAGTCGAACCGCCATTCACGACTGGGTGCAGAAAGCCGATCTACAGCCCGACAGCGATGTGAGTCCGAATCAAATCGCGGTTGACGAAACCGTGATTCGCGTCAACGGCCAGCGCCACTGGCTGTACGCTGCGGTCGACCCCGACACGAACAAATTCCTCCACATGCGGCTGTTTCAGACGTGTACAACGCAACTCACCGTGCTGTTTCTCCGTGAGCTTCGCGAGAAACAGCAGCTCACCGACGTCACATTCTTGATCGATGCTGCGGCTCATTTGAAAGCCGCGCTCAACCGACTCGGCCTCCGATTTCGTGTGAACCGCCATGGAAATCGCAACAGCGTCGAACGTATCTTTCGTGAGATAAAACGACGAACTTCTTCGTTCTCAAATACGTTCTCAAACACACGACTGCCGACCGCGGAGTCGTGGCTCAACGCCTT encodes the following:
- a CDS encoding IS6 family transposase, coding for MPEIDRLSEHTEWIDLEFVERQRTPEFAIQVGIQLHLAGLSLSNTKQYLERLGVKRSRTAIHDWVQKADLQPDSDVSPNQIAVDETVIRVNGQRHWLYAAVDPDTNKFLHMRLFQTCTTQLTVLFLRELREKQQLTDVTFLIDAAAHLKAALNRLGLRFRVNRHGNRNSVERIFREIKRRTSSFSNTFSNTRLPTAESWLNA